In the genome of Bradyrhizobium sp. CIAT3101, one region contains:
- the irrA gene encoding iron response transcriptional regulator IrrA produces the protein MSENNATHHDEDAQVAALLSGRQPALTGCPWHDVNEMLQSAGLRPTRQRMALGWLLFGKGARHLTAEMLYEEATLAKVPVSLATVYNTLNQLTDAGLLRQVSVDGTKTYFDTNVTTHHHYYLENSHELVDIEDPHLALSKMPEVPEGYEIARIDMVVRLRKKR, from the coding sequence ATGAGCGAAAACAACGCCACCCATCACGACGAGGACGCCCAGGTGGCGGCCCTTCTGTCCGGCCGTCAGCCGGCCTTGACCGGCTGCCCCTGGCACGACGTCAATGAAATGCTCCAGTCCGCCGGCCTGCGCCCCACGCGCCAGCGCATGGCTCTCGGCTGGCTGCTGTTCGGCAAGGGTGCGCGCCACCTCACGGCTGAAATGCTCTACGAGGAAGCGACGCTGGCCAAGGTCCCGGTCTCGCTCGCGACCGTCTACAACACGCTGAACCAGCTGACCGATGCCGGCCTGCTGCGTCAGGTCAGCGTCGACGGTACCAAGACCTATTTCGATACCAACGTCACCACGCACCACCATTATTACCTCGAGAACAGCCACGAGCTGGTCGATATCGAGGATCCGCATCTGGCGCTGTCCAAGATGCCGGAGGTGCCGGAAGGTTACGAGATCGCGCGAATCGACATGGTCGTGCGCCTGCGCAAGAAGCGCTAA
- a CDS encoding SH3 domain-containing protein — MALGRFCSVMALVCTWWSASVSPGHSAKDAATPQTASGLPVPRYVSLKSDHVNVRAGPTKDNDVAWVYTRSGLPVEITAEFENWRRVRDSEGAEGWVYHSLLSGRRTAVVTMKNKDDLAPIYDRADPDSAVAAKLQAGVVTTVKKCTTSWCHVTGNGFDGWIQQERLWGVYADEQVN; from the coding sequence ATGGCGTTGGGGCGTTTTTGTTCGGTGATGGCGCTCGTTTGCACCTGGTGGAGCGCTTCGGTCAGCCCCGGGCATTCGGCGAAGGATGCCGCGACGCCCCAGACCGCCAGCGGCCTTCCGGTGCCGCGCTATGTCAGCCTCAAATCCGATCACGTCAACGTCCGCGCCGGCCCGACCAAGGACAATGACGTGGCCTGGGTCTACACCCGTTCCGGTCTGCCGGTCGAAATCACCGCCGAGTTCGAGAACTGGCGTCGGGTGCGCGATTCCGAGGGCGCCGAGGGCTGGGTCTATCATTCGCTGCTGTCGGGCCGCCGCACTGCGGTGGTCACCATGAAGAACAAGGACGACCTCGCGCCGATCTATGACCGCGCCGATCCCGACAGTGCGGTGGCCGCGAAACTCCAGGCCGGCGTCGTCACTACCGTGAAAAAGTGCACCACAAGCTGGTGCCACGTCACCGGCAACGGCTTTGACGGCTGGATCCAGCAGGAGCGCCTCTGGGGCGTCTATGCGGACGAGCAGGTGAACTGA
- a CDS encoding D-glycerate dehydrogenase, giving the protein MSVKKKPLVVVTRKLPDSIETRMRELFDARINLDDTPMSAEQIAEAARTADILVPTVTDHISADIVNQPDCKVKLIANFGNGVDNIDVEAAHARGITVTNTPKVLTEDTADMTMALILAVPRRMIEGASVLTEGKPWAGWSPTWMLGHRIGGKRLGIIGMGRIGQAVARRARAFGLQIHYHNRRPVAPKIAEELGATYWESLDQMLARMDIISVNCPHTPATYHLLSARRLKLIRKDAYIVNTARGEVTDEDTLIKLIEGGEIGGAGLDVYEHEPAVNPKLVRLAKAGKVTLMPHMGSATIEGRVEMGEKVIINIRTFLDAHKPPDRVLPSML; this is encoded by the coding sequence ATGTCGGTGAAGAAAAAGCCCCTCGTCGTGGTGACGCGCAAGCTGCCGGACTCGATCGAGACCCGGATGCGCGAACTGTTCGACGCACGCATCAATCTCGACGACACACCGATGTCGGCCGAGCAGATTGCGGAAGCCGCGCGCACCGCCGACATTCTGGTTCCGACGGTCACCGATCACATCAGCGCCGACATCGTTAATCAGCCCGACTGCAAGGTGAAGCTGATCGCCAACTTCGGCAACGGCGTCGACAATATCGACGTCGAGGCTGCGCATGCCCGCGGCATCACCGTCACCAACACGCCGAAGGTTCTGACCGAAGACACCGCCGACATGACCATGGCGCTGATCCTGGCCGTGCCGCGCCGGATGATCGAGGGCGCCTCGGTGCTGACGGAGGGAAAACCCTGGGCGGGCTGGTCACCGACCTGGATGCTCGGCCACCGCATCGGCGGCAAGCGCCTCGGCATCATCGGCATGGGCCGCATCGGCCAGGCGGTCGCGCGCCGCGCCCGCGCGTTCGGCCTGCAGATCCACTATCACAACCGCCGTCCTGTTGCGCCGAAGATCGCCGAAGAGCTTGGTGCGACCTATTGGGAAAGCCTCGACCAGATGCTGGCGCGGATGGACATCATCTCGGTGAACTGTCCGCACACGCCGGCGACTTATCACCTGCTCTCGGCGCGGCGGCTGAAGCTGATCCGCAAGGACGCCTACATCGTCAACACCGCGCGCGGTGAAGTCACCGACGAGGACACGCTGATCAAGCTGATCGAAGGCGGCGAGATCGGCGGCGCCGGCCTCGACGTCTATGAGCACGAGCCGGCGGTCAATCCCAAGCTGGTGCGGCTTGCGAAGGCCGGCAAGGTGACGCTGATGCCGCATATGGGCTCGGCCACGATCGAAGGCCGCGTCGAGATGGGCGAGAAGGTGATCATCAACATCCGCACCTTCCTCGACGCCCACAAGCCGCCGGATCGCGTGCTGCCGAGCATGCTGTGA
- a CDS encoding LysR family transcriptional regulator, giving the protein MADPDLRDLDAFVAVARTRNFRRAAVEIRVSVSSLSQRLRDLEERLGVRLMNRTTRSVALTEAGELLLSRVAPALRDVGDALDQVRGLREVASGRLRINAPPPAVDLVLAPMVVPFLQAHPQVDLDIVSESGFVDIVSGGYDAGVRYGEHLAQDMVAIPLSGPQHYVVVASPDYVARRGRPKHPKDLLDHDCIRARYSSGVMHDWEFEKAGQIVKVDPPAKLISTNMGLAMRAALGGAGIWASLNGYVGDAVKSGALVSLMEDWCEPFPGPFLYYPSRRQVPPALRAFIDFVADWRKRNGLRS; this is encoded by the coding sequence ATGGCTGATCCCGACCTGCGCGATCTCGACGCCTTCGTGGCGGTCGCCCGCACCCGCAATTTCCGGCGCGCGGCGGTTGAAATCCGCGTGTCGGTGTCGAGCCTTAGCCAGAGATTGCGGGATCTTGAGGAGCGCCTCGGCGTCCGCCTGATGAACCGCACCACCCGCAGCGTCGCGCTGACCGAGGCGGGCGAGCTGTTGCTATCGCGGGTGGCGCCGGCACTGCGCGACGTCGGCGATGCCCTGGATCAGGTGCGCGGCCTGCGCGAGGTCGCCTCGGGCCGCCTGCGCATCAACGCGCCGCCGCCGGCGGTTGATCTCGTGCTGGCGCCGATGGTCGTTCCGTTCCTGCAGGCCCATCCGCAGGTCGATCTCGATATCGTCTCCGAGAGCGGCTTCGTCGATATCGTCAGCGGCGGCTACGATGCCGGCGTGCGCTATGGCGAGCATCTCGCGCAGGACATGGTGGCGATCCCGCTCAGCGGCCCGCAGCACTATGTCGTCGTTGCATCGCCCGATTATGTCGCGCGGCGTGGCAGGCCAAAACATCCGAAAGATCTGCTCGATCATGATTGCATTCGCGCGCGCTATTCGAGCGGCGTCATGCATGATTGGGAATTCGAAAAGGCCGGCCAGATCGTGAAGGTCGATCCGCCTGCAAAACTGATTTCGACGAACATGGGTCTTGCGATGCGTGCCGCGCTTGGCGGCGCCGGCATCTGGGCCAGCCTCAATGGCTATGTCGGCGATGCCGTCAAGTCCGGCGCACTCGTCAGCCTGATGGAAGATTGGTGCGAGCCGTTCCCCGGCCCGTTCCTGTATTATCCCAGCCGGCGCCAGGTGCCGCCGGCGCTACGTGCGTTTATCGATTTCGTCGCGGATTGGCGCAAGCGAAATGGGCTGCGCTCTTAG
- a CDS encoding aldo/keto reductase has translation MEQRKLGSTGPNVSALGLGCMGMSEVYGPADRGEAIATVHAAIDAGITLLDTGDFYAMGHNELLLREALANVPREKVEISVKYGALRGPAGDFIGMDTRPAATKNFLAYSLQRLGTDYVDVYRPARLDPSIPIEETIGGLADLVKAGYIRHIGLSEVGSNTIRRAHAVHPIVDLQIEYSLIERGIERDILETCRELGIAITAYGVLARGLISGHWSKESGKTGRDYRLMTPRFQGANLDANLALVEQLRTIAGEIGATPAQVAIAWVAAQGREIVPLVGARTRNRLSEALGSTTVTLTPAHLAALAKAFPPNVAAGTRYAAEQMAHLDSEKPASK, from the coding sequence ATGGAACAGCGCAAACTCGGTTCGACCGGCCCCAACGTCTCCGCCCTCGGCCTCGGCTGCATGGGCATGTCGGAGGTCTACGGCCCCGCCGATCGCGGCGAGGCCATCGCCACGGTTCATGCCGCGATCGATGCAGGGATCACACTGCTCGACACCGGCGATTTCTACGCCATGGGTCACAACGAGCTGCTGCTGCGCGAAGCACTGGCGAACGTGCCGCGCGAAAAAGTGGAGATCAGCGTGAAGTATGGCGCGCTGCGCGGGCCCGCCGGTGATTTCATCGGCATGGACACGCGGCCGGCCGCGACCAAGAATTTTCTGGCCTATTCATTGCAGCGCCTCGGCACCGACTATGTGGATGTCTATCGTCCGGCGCGGCTCGATCCCTCCATTCCGATCGAGGAGACGATCGGTGGTCTCGCCGATCTCGTGAAGGCCGGCTACATCAGGCATATCGGCCTGTCCGAGGTCGGCTCCAACACCATCCGCCGCGCGCACGCGGTGCATCCGATCGTCGATCTCCAGATCGAATATTCGCTGATCGAGCGCGGCATTGAGCGCGACATCCTGGAAACCTGCCGTGAGCTCGGCATCGCCATCACCGCCTATGGCGTGCTGGCGCGCGGCCTCATCAGTGGTCATTGGTCGAAAGAATCAGGCAAGACCGGCCGCGACTACCGGCTGATGACGCCGCGCTTTCAGGGCGCGAACCTCGACGCCAATCTCGCGCTGGTGGAACAGCTGCGGACGATCGCCGGCGAGATCGGTGCAACGCCGGCGCAGGTCGCAATCGCCTGGGTCGCAGCCCAGGGCAGGGAGATCGTGCCGCTGGTCGGCGCGCGCACCCGCAATCGCCTCAGCGAAGCGCTTGGATCGACCACGGTGACGTTGACGCCGGCGCATCTGGCCGCATTGGCAAAGGCCTTCCCGCCGAATGTCGCCGCCGGCACGCGCTATGCGGCCGAGCAGATGGCGCATCTCGACAGCGAGAAGCCGGCCAGCAAATAA